In the Candidatus Palauibacter australiensis genome, CGCCCATCAGCGGTCCCATGAACACGTCGGGGGTGAAGCCGAGGACGGAGACGAGGCCGGCCGCGCTCCCGGTGTAGGCGAGGGGCACGGCGCCCTCGGCCAGCAGGGCGAAGTAGACGCCGCGGAGCGCGTAGATGCCCACGCTGGCGGTGACGATGGTGGCGATGAGCATCCAGGCCGGCCCGGGCACGAGGACGCCCGAGGCGATGAGCAGGCAGCCGCCGATGAGGATCGCGAAGCCCCACACGATGACGCGGGATGCGTCGATCCGGTCGCCGAGGAAGCCGGCCGCGATCGCCGCCGCGGCGCGGATCCAGAACGCGAGCGTGCCGATCCCGGAGGCCTGGACGTCGTTGAAGCCGAGCGCGTCCCGGGACAGGAGCGAGAAGTCGTCCGTGGCCTTGTACCCCGTGTAGGCGCAGATGATGATGACGGCCTGCAGCCACACGACCGGCATCCGGCATGCGGCCCGCACCCCCTCCAGCGACAGCTTCGCGCGGCCGTCGGTGTCGGCGCCCGGGCGGCTGTCGGGCACGACGAACCACACGAAGACGGCGCTGGCGAGGGTGATTCCGGTGAAGACGCGGATCACCCCGCGGAAGGCGGCGGCCCGCTCCTCGGGCGTGGCCGCCGACGCCTCGCCCGGGAGGAGCCAGGCGAAGACCGCCACCGAGAGCGTCGCGACCAGCGCCGCCAGGAGACCCCGGCCCCCGTCGAGGAAGCCGTAGGCGCGGCCCTGGGCCGACTGGCCGCCCCACTCCCGCGCGGCCCGGATCATCGCGGCCCAAAAGAGGAGGACCGTCGTCATCCCCCAGAAGGCCCACAGCAGGTTCATCGTCCGCGGCGGAGGAAAGTCGGCCAGCACGATCCCGCCGAGTCCGGTCGTGAGCAGCGCGAGCGCCATGAGCCGACGGGCCGAGAACCGGTCCGCGAGCGGGCCGCCGGCGAAGTAGGCCGCCATCGCCACGATCCCGTACAGGGAGAAGGCGGTCCCCAGTTCGAGGTTGGTGATCCCGAACGCGTCGAGCAGCGTCGGGCGGAAGACGCGCGCGAGGACGAAGGGGAGAAGGAAGACGCCCTCCCCCGCCGCGATGAGCGCGACGAGGACGAGCCCTCGCCTCACCGGACGCCCCGGGGGTTGTGGGTCAGCGGTCGAGCCGGCGGGTCAGCGGTCGACCTGGCGGCTCAGCGGTCGGGCTGGCGTCGGGGCCAGGGGCGCCCTTCGACGCGGCCGAGCGGTTGAAGCCCGCGGGACGGACGGTACGCCTGCCTTGTCGCCAGGTCGTACTGGTCGCCCGGGGCGAGGAAGTAGAACAGGCCGCCGCTGTCGAGCGTGCTCTGGTTGTCGTAGATGACGACGTACGACTCTCCGATCACCTCGAAGCGGTCGCCCTGCACGACGATCGCGGTGTTCTCGTCGATCCCGATGCCGAGGAGTTCGGGCCTCGCTTCGATGATCTCCAGCAGGTCGAACTGCCGGTTCCTGTAGAGGAGGTGCTGGTCGATCGCGGTGTTTCGGAGGAATCCCAACCCTTCCTCGTGACTCCCCATCATAATCGTGTTCGTCGCCGTGTCTCCCCGCGCCAGGTACGACCCCTGGATCGTCGCGCCGGCGGACGAACCGCCGATCACGCCGCCGCGCTCGAGGAGCGCCCACAACTCGTCCTCCGTGCGCGTCCCCGCGTAGGAATCGACCAGGCGCCACTGGCGCCCGCCGGTGAACCAGACCCCGGTCGCCTCCCGGATCGCGGCCACGAAGGCTTCGCTGTTCGCCTCGTCCCGGTCGTCCGTGTGGCGGACCGTGAGGTGCTCGACGCCCGCCGCCTGGAAGGGCCTCACGCCCCCGAACGACGGCCCGTAGGACTCCGCTCCGCCCGCCGTAGGGATGACGACGATGCGCGCATCCGTCCCGCCGGCGAGTTGCACGAAGCGGTTCGCGATCTCCGGGCTCCGCATGGCGCCGCCCACGATGACGAGCGACCCGTTCGGCGGACCGACTTCCTGGGCCCGGGCCGCTGGCGGAGCCATTGACGCCGCTGCACACGCCGCCACCGCCACGGTCAGGAGTACACGGACCACGCTCCACGCTCGCCACTCTGTTCGCATCGCTCGACCCTCTCGATTCGGTTGCGCCTCCGGTCATCCGGCGGACGATCTCACGGTACGGGGATCGCGGAGACCGGGCGACCCCGGGGTGGTCCGTGGGTGCCGGGCGCCGCTTGTCGCTCGCCGCGGGCCGCGTCACGTTGCGGGGCCAACGTTCCCCGGCGACCCGGAGGTGCAGACCATGCTCAGACCGTCCCTTGCGTCCCTTGCCCTCCTCGGCTCCTCTCTCGGTCTCGCGGGGCTGGCCGGTGGCCTCGTCGACCCCGCGGCGCCAGGGGCCGGGGGGGCGCGTTCGCCGCGGGCCGACGCCCTCGCGGGCGCCTAGGCCGCGAACGAATATGTCCTCGCGAGCGGTGCCCGGCATCCCGTCCGCGGGCGCATCGTCTTCACGGACGGCGAGTGGCAGGTCCTCTTCTTCGTCATGGATGGCGACGAGCCCAGGCGCGGCTCCGGCGAGGGCGGACGCTACACCTTCGACGGAGAGACGCTCACCTTCGAGCACCTTCATCACTTCTCGTACGGACGCACGATGGCGGGCCTGCCGGCGAGCCCGCTTGCGATGACGGCGCGGGATGGGGAGGGGCCGCTCGAGCCGACCGGGGTCGAGATCGACGGCGACGCGCTGACGCTGCGTTTCCCGAGCGGAAACTCGATGTCCTTCACGCGCAGCTCCCGCTGCTGTCCATGACCGGGGCGGGCACCGGAGACGACCGCCATGGCCTCCTGGACCGGAGGGAGTGGCTCCGCCTCGGGGCGACCGGCGCCGCCGCCCTCGGCCTCCCCGCCTGCGCCGCCTGGGGGGGCGACGCGCCGTCCGCGGAACTCCCGCCGCTCCGGACCCCGGCCGGGACGGACGACGCGGACTGGGACGATGTGCGCGCGCACTTCCTCGTCGAGCCCGGCACGGCCTACCTGAACAACGCGAGCATCGGCATGCCGCCGCGGCAGGTCGTGGACGCGGTCGCCGCGGGATACCGGGCCATGGCCGAACTTCCCGTCCGCGGCCGCTCGGATCTGAGCGCCCGGATCGCGGAACACGTCGTGCCCGGGCTCGCCGACCTGTTCTCGGTGCGGCCGGACGAACTCACCCTCACGCGAAACGCGTCGGAGGCGCTCCACCTGCAGAGCATCGGCGTCGCGCTAAGCCCCGGCGATGAAGTGCTGATCACGACCCAGGAACACCCGGCGGGCCGTCGTCCGTGGGAGTTCCGGCAGGTGCGGGAGGGGATCCGGGTGAACGAGGTCTTCATCCCCAGCCCCCTGCCCCCGGAGGAGGAGATTCTCTCCCGGTTCGACGACGCGATCACGCCCCGGACGCGGGCGGTTTCCTTCTGTCACGTCACCCGCGGAGGGCATCTTTATCCCGTGGAAGCGGTCTGCGGACTCGCGCGCGAGCGGGGGGTCGTGAGCCTGGTGGACGGCGCGCAGGCGGTGGGGCAGTTCCCCATCGACCTGACCGCCCTGGGCTGCGACGCGTACAGCGTGAGCCTGCACAAGTGGATGCTGGCCCCGGCGGGGACCGGCTTCCTCTTCGTGCGACGCGATGCGCGCGACCGCATCCGGACGGCCTTCGCGCCCGATGCCACCCCGGAGCAGCCTCAGTTCGGCCCCCCGGGCACCGCGGCATTCCCCGTGCG is a window encoding:
- a CDS encoding MFS transporter produces the protein MRRGLVLVALIAAGEGVFLLPFVLARVFRPTLLDAFGITNLELGTAFSLYGIVAMAAYFAGGPLADRFSARRLMALALLTTGLGGIVLADFPPPRTMNLLWAFWGMTTVLLFWAAMIRAAREWGGQSAQGRAYGFLDGGRGLLAALVATLSVAVFAWLLPGEASAATPEERAAAFRGVIRVFTGITLASAVFVWFVVPDSRPGADTDGRAKLSLEGVRAACRMPVVWLQAVIIICAYTGYKATDDFSLLSRDALGFNDVQASGIGTLAFWIRAAAAIAAGFLGDRIDASRVIVWGFAILIGGCLLIASGVLVPGPAWMLIATIVTASVGIYALRGVYFALLAEGAVPLAYTGSAAGLVSVLGFTPDVFMGPLMGVLLDNSPGLPGHQHVFAAVAGFGVIGLLAALAFRRVTRKSTLR
- a CDS encoding aminotransferase class V-fold PLP-dependent enzyme, which encodes MTGAGTGDDRHGLLDRREWLRLGATGAAALGLPACAAWGGDAPSAELPPLRTPAGTDDADWDDVRAHFLVEPGTAYLNNASIGMPPRQVVDAVAAGYRAMAELPVRGRSDLSARIAEHVVPGLADLFSVRPDELTLTRNASEALHLQSIGVALSPGDEVLITTQEHPAGRRPWEFRQVREGIRVNEVFIPSPLPPEEEILSRFDDAITPRTRAVSFCHVTRGGHLYPVEAVCGLARERGVVSLVDGAQAVGQFPIDLTALGCDAYSVSLHKWMLAPAGTGFLFVRRDARDRIRTAFAPDATPEQPQFGPPGTAAFPVRAAIGTAVDFVAAVGLAAVEARCRHLSDHLKSRLAEVDGVTLLSGARDRSAPGSTIFEKEGLDAVAAVAAFEASISSHIDEHQRDGHNAIRVSTHIYNTTEQVDRFVESLALH
- a CDS encoding cyanophycinase, whose product is MVRVLLTVAVAACAAASMAPPAARAQEVGPPNGSLVIVGGAMRSPEIANRFVQLAGGTDARIVVIPTAGGAESYGPSFGGVRPFQAAGVEHLTVRHTDDRDEANSEAFVAAIREATGVWFTGGRQWRLVDSYAGTRTEDELWALLERGGVIGGSSAGATIQGSYLARGDTATNTIMMGSHEEGLGFLRNTAIDQHLLYRNRQFDLLEIIEARPELLGIGIDENTAIVVQGDRFEVIGESYVVIYDNQSTLDSGGLFYFLAPGDQYDLATRQAYRPSRGLQPLGRVEGRPWPRRQPDR